One Henriciella litoralis genomic window carries:
- a CDS encoding type I restriction endonuclease yields the protein MSFDEQLSALVEAAKKQREHLATEEAVKTAVVLRLLQALQYNPFDPKEVVPEFTADVGIKKGEKVDYAICVDGQVSILIECKSPHLDLDIKHASQLFRYFAVTDARFAILTNGFQWQIFTDLDQPNKMDQRPFLQFDIERIDSALSMELGKFQKSKFNVDNILRTASDLKYISALKSQFLDELDTPSDELVSMLGKRVYDGRFTGAVHDQFKGLIKRSINEVIQSRVKDRIRSALDFSNDSGADEDEATESDVVTTPEEMDGFRTAVAIAAAVIDPDRIFMRDQKSYCGVLVDDNNRKPLVRLWFNSDTTKYLGLFDGEAEEKVRIDRVVDIYNFADRIRASAKKYA from the coding sequence ATGTCTTTTGATGAACAGTTAAGCGCCTTGGTGGAAGCCGCCAAAAAACAACGTGAGCATTTGGCTACTGAAGAAGCTGTCAAAACGGCTGTCGTTTTGCGACTTTTGCAAGCGCTCCAATACAATCCCTTTGACCCTAAGGAGGTGGTCCCCGAGTTCACCGCTGATGTCGGCATTAAAAAAGGCGAAAAAGTCGACTACGCGATTTGCGTAGATGGCCAAGTGTCCATTTTGATAGAATGCAAGTCTCCGCACCTGGATCTAGATATTAAACACGCATCCCAGCTGTTTCGATATTTTGCCGTTACAGATGCGCGCTTCGCCATACTTACGAACGGGTTTCAGTGGCAGATTTTCACCGACCTGGACCAGCCCAATAAAATGGACCAGCGCCCCTTCTTACAGTTTGATATTGAACGTATCGACTCCGCTCTTTCGATGGAGCTGGGCAAGTTTCAAAAATCCAAATTCAACGTCGATAACATCCTGCGCACAGCCTCGGACTTGAAATACATATCAGCTCTAAAGAGCCAGTTCTTGGATGAGCTCGACACCCCATCCGACGAACTCGTGTCGATGCTTGGAAAAAGAGTCTATGACGGCCGTTTTACCGGAGCCGTTCATGACCAATTCAAAGGGCTAATCAAACGTAGTATCAATGAAGTCATTCAGTCCCGCGTAAAAGACCGTATTCGGAGTGCTCTGGATTTTAGCAACGACTCTGGGGCCGATGAAGACGAGGCTACGGAATCAGACGTTGTCACAACCCCTGAAGAGATGGATGGCTTCCGCACCGCTGTTGCGATCGCTGCGGCGGTTATCGATCCCGATCGAATTTTCATGCGCGATCAAAAGTCTTATTGTGGCGTATTGGTCGATGACAACAATCGAAAGCCATTAGTCAGACTGTGGTTCAACAGCGACACGACAAAGTACTTGGGTTTGTTCGATGGCGAGGCCGAAGAAAAAGTGCGGATCGACCGCGTGGTTGATATCTACAATTTTGCAGACCGAATTCGAGCATCAGCCAAAAAGTATGCCTGA
- a CDS encoding DUF1801 domain-containing protein: MGASVTLPKPPAAVQAVYDAYPTPARDQLLKLRTLVYDTAAGLSETGPITETLKWGEPSYLNKAGTTIRLAWSAKRPDVIGLFVNCQTTLLDEWREHYSGTLDLIGNREVRMAVDAPLPLEPLRHCIAMALTYKWRKGGA, encoded by the coding sequence TTGGGCGCCAGCGTCACCCTTCCGAAGCCTCCAGCTGCCGTGCAAGCGGTCTATGACGCCTATCCAACGCCTGCGCGCGATCAGCTCCTGAAACTCCGCACGCTCGTCTATGACACTGCCGCCGGCCTGTCTGAAACCGGCCCGATCACCGAAACGCTGAAATGGGGTGAGCCGTCCTATCTGAACAAGGCTGGCACGACGATCCGCCTTGCCTGGTCCGCCAAGCGGCCTGACGTCATCGGCCTCTTCGTCAATTGCCAGACCACGCTGCTCGATGAGTGGCGCGAGCATTATTCGGGCACCCTCGACCTCATCGGCAACCGCGAAGTCCGCATGGCCGTCGATGCTCCCCTCCCACTAGAGCCGCTGCGCCACTGCATCGCCATGGCGCTGACTTATAAATGGCGGAAGGGCGGGGCATGA
- a CDS encoding protein adenylyltransferase SelO family protein: MIYSAAPEFLPLADAFADAASPAHFRMAVLRFRNTRWASRVGLEKLGDEAWLNSFARFEPLSENLPHPLAMRYHGHQFGVYNPELGDGRGFLFAQLRDDTGRVLDLGTKGSGQTRWSRSGDGRLTLKGGVREVLAAQYLEAHGVKTSKPFSLVETGDELQRNDEPSPTRSAVLVRLSHSHIRFGTFQRSAYLGETENLARLIRHCAETYYPETLDTDITVMAPALLERITGETARMIAQWMATGFVHGVMNTDNFNITGESFDYGPWRFLPHSDPNFTAAYFDQQGLYRFGRQPTQGLWALQQLASTFTLVCDADPLTAALETYETAYQHALADHNLKLFGLKSAGGLKSDLIFLQSLYNWMSETQVPWAQVFFDWFCGTKSAERAARSPIASQYETPGFAPVREALEARTPDRPERLIHAYWQRETPVTLLVDDVEGLWDPIADKDDWSVFEHTLADIEAARQALDIPFEAPPKEA, translated from the coding sequence ATGATCTATTCTGCAGCCCCTGAATTCCTGCCCCTGGCCGATGCCTTCGCAGACGCAGCATCGCCTGCGCATTTTCGCATGGCCGTGTTGCGTTTTCGCAACACGCGGTGGGCAAGCCGTGTAGGACTGGAAAAATTGGGCGATGAGGCGTGGTTAAATAGCTTTGCGCGCTTCGAGCCATTGAGTGAGAATCTCCCGCATCCTCTCGCCATGCGGTATCACGGCCACCAGTTCGGCGTTTACAACCCTGAACTCGGCGACGGGCGCGGCTTCCTCTTTGCCCAGCTACGTGATGACACAGGCCGCGTTCTCGACCTCGGCACAAAAGGCTCAGGCCAGACCCGGTGGTCACGAAGTGGAGATGGCCGGCTCACACTAAAAGGCGGCGTGCGTGAAGTATTGGCAGCACAATATCTTGAAGCGCATGGCGTCAAAACTTCAAAACCTTTCAGCCTGGTCGAAACGGGCGACGAATTGCAGCGCAATGATGAGCCCTCGCCCACTCGGTCTGCCGTCCTGGTTCGGCTGTCGCACAGCCATATCCGGTTCGGCACGTTCCAGCGGTCCGCCTATCTCGGCGAAACCGAGAACCTCGCCCGGCTGATCCGCCACTGCGCGGAGACGTACTACCCCGAAACGCTCGACACAGACATCACCGTCATGGCTCCGGCTCTTCTGGAGCGGATCACCGGCGAAACCGCGCGTATGATCGCCCAGTGGATGGCGACGGGCTTTGTGCATGGCGTCATGAACACCGATAATTTCAACATAACCGGCGAGAGCTTTGACTATGGGCCCTGGCGCTTTCTGCCCCATTCGGACCCGAACTTCACCGCGGCCTATTTCGACCAACAGGGCCTCTACCGTTTCGGGCGTCAGCCGACCCAAGGCCTCTGGGCGCTCCAGCAGCTGGCCTCGACCTTCACGCTGGTTTGCGACGCTGACCCGCTGACCGCCGCACTCGAAACGTATGAGACCGCTTATCAACACGCGCTCGCCGATCACAATCTGAAGCTGTTCGGCCTCAAAAGCGCAGGGGGCCTCAAATCCGATCTTATTTTCCTGCAAAGCCTCTACAACTGGATGTCAGAAACGCAGGTGCCCTGGGCGCAAGTCTTCTTTGACTGGTTCTGCGGGACTAAAAGCGCTGAACGGGCCGCCCGCAGTCCGATCGCCTCGCAGTATGAAACGCCCGGCTTTGCCCCCGTGCGCGAGGCGCTTGAGGCCCGCACGCCGGACCGTCCCGAGCGTCTCATCCACGCCTACTGGCAGCGAGAAACCCCGGTCACCCTCCTCGTCGATGACGTTGAAGGCCTCTGGGATCCGATTGCGGACAAAGACGACTGGTCAGTTTTCGAGCATACGCTCGCTGACATAGAGGCCGCGCGTCAGGCGCTCGACATCCCATTTGAAGCCCCACCAAAAGAGGCATAA
- a CDS encoding SlyX family protein, with amino-acid sequence MSDTTAPSRLDELEIRIAHQDQTIEDLNDAITAQWKLIERLERQVLRLAERVADSEQSSGDAAPVNRPPPHY; translated from the coding sequence ATGTCAGACACAACCGCCCCCTCCCGCCTCGACGAGCTTGAAATCCGCATCGCCCATCAGGACCAGACGATCGAGGACCTGAATGACGCGATCACGGCGCAATGGAAGCTGATCGAGCGGCTGGAGCGGCAGGTTTTGCGGCTGGCGGAACGCGTGGCTGACAGCGAACAGTCGAGCGGCGATGCTGCGCCTGTAAACCGGCCGCCGCCGCATTATTGA
- a CDS encoding anti-phage dCTP deaminase: MAAPKVQNLIKGRVQQSGDEAVDLMKRRQTPELVIGFIGAVGAGVSTSKDIIAGLMHDHYGYTPTHYKISDIIKESKKHTSFQGDVADAGDQRIKDLQKIGSELREKFGAGYLAAKVIELIAVGRGNDGYEDEEFSNPKSRRVVHVIDSIKNESEAELLRAVYGSAFWLVGVFANENVREIRLKKMGVSELEIKKVISIDEHEGPDHGQDVRDTFILSDYFLNNNSDEKSKLKGSLERLLEVIFSTTLITPEADESGMAAAQQAAASSACLSRQVGAVIRDQSDSTIGTGWNEVPKFGGGTYPDFNTNLDKRCFKSGSEKCRNDEYKENLFNDVILAAQANGLPTDKLDNFKSELSKTRIKSLSEFSRSVHAEMAAIVDVARNGSRNLAGSTLFVTTFPCHNCARHIVFAGIKRVVYIEPYPKSLAMELHADALENLAVSEGGGDSSKVILEPFQGVGPVRYYAVFVRQEDVKKDGAFKTVNRSEAMPADAVNLDAFSTLEKRITEYIKDIELGE; encoded by the coding sequence TTGGCTGCTCCAAAAGTTCAGAACTTAATCAAGGGTCGGGTGCAGCAATCGGGAGACGAAGCTGTCGACCTAATGAAAAGGCGTCAAACCCCTGAACTGGTTATCGGGTTCATAGGTGCGGTGGGCGCTGGAGTATCCACATCCAAAGACATAATCGCTGGTCTAATGCATGATCATTACGGCTACACACCGACACACTACAAAATAAGCGACATAATAAAAGAATCAAAAAAGCACACTTCATTTCAGGGCGATGTGGCAGATGCTGGTGACCAGCGTATCAAAGATCTTCAAAAAATTGGCAGCGAGTTGCGAGAAAAATTTGGGGCTGGGTACCTGGCCGCAAAGGTGATTGAGCTTATCGCCGTCGGACGAGGTAACGACGGTTACGAAGATGAAGAATTTTCGAATCCAAAATCGCGGCGCGTGGTTCATGTAATCGATTCAATTAAGAACGAATCTGAGGCTGAGCTCCTCCGGGCTGTGTATGGCAGCGCTTTTTGGTTGGTGGGCGTGTTTGCAAATGAGAATGTGCGTGAAATTCGTCTTAAAAAGATGGGTGTAAGTGAGCTCGAAATTAAGAAAGTTATTTCGATCGATGAACATGAGGGGCCCGACCATGGGCAGGACGTACGTGATACGTTCATACTGAGCGACTATTTTTTAAATAACAACAGTGATGAAAAATCAAAGCTAAAGGGGTCTCTCGAAAGACTCCTCGAGGTCATATTTTCGACTACCTTAATAACACCTGAAGCGGATGAAAGCGGAATGGCAGCTGCCCAACAGGCGGCGGCTTCGTCAGCATGTCTTAGTCGGCAAGTAGGCGCCGTAATTCGAGATCAATCTGACTCCACGATCGGCACAGGATGGAACGAGGTGCCAAAATTTGGCGGTGGCACCTATCCCGATTTCAACACCAATCTCGATAAACGCTGCTTCAAATCTGGATCGGAAAAGTGCCGAAACGATGAATACAAAGAGAACTTGTTCAACGATGTCATTTTGGCAGCGCAAGCAAATGGTTTGCCGACTGACAAGCTAGATAATTTCAAATCTGAGCTATCAAAGACGCGAATTAAATCTTTGAGTGAGTTTAGTCGTTCGGTTCACGCAGAAATGGCAGCTATTGTCGATGTCGCGCGGAACGGTTCAAGAAATTTGGCAGGCTCAACTTTGTTTGTGACTACATTTCCATGCCACAACTGCGCCCGTCATATCGTGTTTGCGGGCATCAAGAGAGTGGTGTATATCGAGCCCTATCCTAAAAGTTTAGCTATGGAACTTCATGCCGACGCGCTGGAGAATTTGGCCGTGTCCGAGGGTGGCGGCGATTCAAGCAAAGTAATTCTTGAACCGTTTCAGGGTGTTGGGCCGGTGCGATATTACGCCGTGTTTGTGCGACAAGAAGACGTTAAGAAAGATGGTGCATTCAAAACAGTGAATCGATCCGAAGCGATGCCAGCTGATGCGGTGAACCTAGACGCGTTTTCGACGTTGGAAAAACGCATAACTGAGTATATTAAGGACATCGAACTCGGGGAATGA
- the thiC gene encoding phosphomethylpyrimidine synthase ThiC gives MNKPTPQSEFTTPNVTTGPLPASRKVYTHPKADPSLSVPRRLIDLHPSANEEPVPVYDTSGPYSDPSVTIDVEKGLARERREWIIERGGVEEYDGRDVKPEDNGGVSGKHLAREFPTKHKPLRGLDGHNITQYEFARAGIITKEMIYVAERENLGRQTELENAAAQTEQGESFGAEIPTFVTPEFVRDEIAKGRAIIPANINHAELEPQIIGRNFLVKINANIGNSAVTSSVEEEVDKMVWATRWGADNVMDLSTGRNIHNTREWIIRNSPVPIGTVPIYQALEKVNGVAEDLTWEVYRDTLIEQAEQGVDYFTIHAGVRLAYIHLTAKRVTGIVSRGGSIMAKWMLAHHTESFLYTHFEEICDIMRAYDVSFSLGDGLRPGSIADANDAAQFAELETLGELTKIAHAKGCQVMIEGPGHVPMHKIKINMDKQLRECGEAPFYTLGPLTTDIAPGYDHITSGIGAAMIGWYGTAMLCYVTPKEHLGLPDRNDVKVGVITYKLAAHAADLAKGHPAAQIRDDALSRARFEFRWEDQFNLSLDPETARDYHDQTLPKEAHKVAHFCSMCGPKFCSMKITAEVRDYAAGMTDNEKADLEKQAKEAEEGMKAKSAEYEAMGRKLYVETD, from the coding sequence ATGAACAAGCCCACCCCACAGTCCGAATTCACCACGCCGAACGTCACCACCGGCCCGCTGCCTGCCAGCCGCAAGGTCTATACGCACCCCAAGGCCGATCCGAGCCTCAGCGTGCCGCGCCGCCTGATTGATCTGCATCCATCCGCCAATGAAGAACCCGTGCCGGTCTATGACACGTCCGGCCCGTACTCCGATCCGTCGGTCACCATCGATGTCGAGAAGGGCCTTGCCCGTGAGCGCCGCGAGTGGATCATCGAGCGCGGCGGCGTCGAGGAATATGACGGCCGTGACGTGAAGCCTGAGGATAATGGAGGCGTCTCCGGCAAGCATCTTGCCCGCGAATTCCCGACCAAGCACAAGCCGCTACGCGGCCTCGATGGCCACAATATCACCCAGTATGAATTCGCCCGCGCCGGCATCATCACGAAAGAGATGATCTACGTTGCTGAGCGCGAAAACCTTGGCCGTCAGACCGAGCTTGAGAACGCGGCAGCGCAGACAGAGCAGGGCGAGAGCTTCGGCGCCGAAATCCCGACTTTCGTCACGCCGGAATTTGTCCGCGACGAGATCGCCAAAGGCCGCGCTATTATCCCGGCCAACATCAACCATGCCGAGCTTGAGCCGCAGATCATTGGCCGCAACTTCCTGGTCAAGATCAACGCCAATATCGGCAACTCTGCCGTCACATCTTCCGTCGAAGAAGAAGTCGACAAGATGGTCTGGGCGACGCGCTGGGGCGCCGACAATGTCATGGATCTGTCGACCGGCCGCAACATCCACAACACGCGCGAATGGATCATCCGCAACAGCCCCGTGCCGATTGGTACCGTGCCGATCTATCAGGCGCTGGAAAAGGTGAACGGCGTCGCTGAGGACCTCACCTGGGAGGTTTACCGCGACACCCTCATCGAGCAGGCCGAGCAGGGGGTGGACTATTTCACCATCCATGCGGGCGTACGCCTCGCCTATATCCACCTCACCGCCAAGCGCGTCACCGGCATCGTCTCGCGCGGCGGCTCGATCATGGCGAAATGGATGCTCGCCCACCACACAGAGAGCTTCCTCTACACCCATTTCGAGGAAATTTGCGACATCATGCGTGCCTATGATGTCTCCTTCTCGCTCGGCGATGGCCTGCGCCCCGGTTCCATCGCGGACGCCAATGACGCGGCCCAGTTCGCAGAGCTCGAAACGCTCGGTGAGCTCACCAAGATTGCCCATGCCAAGGGCTGCCAGGTGATGATCGAAGGGCCGGGCCACGTCCCGATGCACAAGATCAAGATCAATATGGACAAGCAGCTGCGCGAATGCGGCGAGGCGCCTTTCTACACGCTGGGGCCCCTCACCACCGACATCGCGCCCGGCTATGACCACATCACCAGCGGCATCGGCGCGGCGATGATCGGCTGGTACGGCACGGCCATGCTCTGCTACGTCACGCCGAAAGAGCATCTCGGCCTGCCGGACCGCAATGACGTGAAAGTCGGCGTCATCACCTACAAGCTCGCCGCCCACGCCGCAGACCTCGCCAAGGGCCACCCGGCTGCGCAGATCCGCGACGATGCGCTATCCCGCGCCCGGTTCGAGTTCCGCTGGGAAGACCAGTTCAATCTGTCATTGGACCCGGAAACCGCCCGCGACTATCACGACCAGACCCTGCCGAAAGAAGCCCACAAGGTCGCCCATTTCTGCTCCATGTGCGGCCCGAAATTCTGCTCCATGAAGATCACGGCAGAGGTGCGCGACTATGCAGCCGGCATGACCGACAATGAAAAGGCCGACCTGGAGAAACAGGCGAAAGAGGCCGAAGAGGGCATGAAGGCCAAGAGCGCGGAGTATGAAGCGATGGGCCGGAAGCTTTATGTCGAAACCGACTAG
- a CDS encoding acyl-CoA dehydrogenase family protein gives MDGTASGKVSAVMDNLLETMNEAVISLEAYGEDAKASMKARLAPAGKPDRKLLDVHQHSAHGLSWVITYVETLRETAHWANRMQDEGKFGEIEQLLSQILFSEYCAQLIGGIPMNQGEIIRPADLGVTKDGMARLFEPAVQRFLTEGKTSEAMSAAASHLPDALGRATVEETGLDETLTMIRDQFRRFATERIMPHAHEWHLKNEYIPMPVVEEMAELGVFGLTIPEEFGGLGLGKTSMCVVSEELSRGYIGTGSLGTRSEIAAELILIGGTDAQKEKYLPAIASGEILPTAVFTEPNTGSDLGALKTRAVKDGDTYKITGNKTWITHPVRADMMTVLARTDPATNNFSGLSMFLAEKPRGTDENPFPADGMTGGEIEVLGYRGMKEYEIGFDAFEVPASNLLGETEGMGFRHLMATFESARIQTAARAIGVGQNALELGLRYALDRQQFGRAIFEFPRVSNKLVMMAAELLGVRQLTYYSARQKDQDKRCDLEAGMAKLLGARVAWAAADNAVQIHGGNGFALEYPVSRVLQDARILNIFEGAGEVQAMVIARRLVEGGN, from the coding sequence ATGGACGGTACGGCAAGCGGTAAGGTTTCCGCAGTCATGGACAATCTGCTGGAAACGATGAACGAGGCAGTGATCAGCCTCGAAGCCTATGGTGAGGATGCCAAGGCCTCGATGAAGGCGCGTCTCGCCCCGGCCGGCAAGCCTGATCGCAAACTGCTCGACGTTCATCAGCATTCCGCCCATGGCCTCTCCTGGGTTATCACCTATGTCGAAACCCTGCGCGAAACCGCCCATTGGGCCAACCGCATGCAGGACGAAGGCAAGTTCGGCGAGATCGAACAGCTTCTCTCGCAAATCCTCTTCTCCGAATACTGCGCCCAGCTGATCGGTGGCATTCCGATGAACCAGGGCGAAATCATCCGTCCGGCCGATCTTGGCGTCACCAAGGACGGCATGGCGCGCCTGTTCGAACCGGCGGTTCAGCGCTTCCTCACCGAGGGCAAAACTTCTGAAGCCATGTCAGCGGCCGCCAGCCATCTGCCCGATGCCCTTGGCCGCGCCACCGTCGAAGAGACCGGCCTCGACGAAACGCTGACCATGATCCGCGACCAGTTCCGCCGCTTTGCGACCGAGCGCATCATGCCGCACGCCCATGAGTGGCACCTCAAGAATGAATACATCCCGATGCCTGTGGTCGAGGAGATGGCAGAACTCGGCGTGTTCGGCCTCACCATTCCGGAAGAGTTTGGCGGCCTCGGCCTGGGCAAGACTTCCATGTGCGTCGTCTCCGAAGAGCTTAGCCGCGGCTATATTGGCACCGGCTCTCTCGGCACCCGTTCCGAGATCGCCGCAGAGCTGATCCTGATTGGCGGCACCGATGCGCAGAAGGAAAAATACCTTCCCGCCATCGCCAGCGGTGAAATTCTGCCAACCGCCGTCTTCACGGAGCCGAACACCGGCTCAGACCTTGGCGCGCTGAAAACCCGCGCCGTGAAAGATGGCGACACCTACAAGATCACCGGCAACAAGACCTGGATCACCCACCCGGTCCGCGCCGACATGATGACGGTGCTCGCCCGCACTGATCCGGCCACGAACAATTTCTCTGGCCTCTCCATGTTCCTGGCTGAAAAGCCTCGCGGCACGGACGAGAACCCCTTCCCCGCTGACGGCATGACCGGCGGCGAGATTGAAGTGCTCGGCTATCGCGGCATGAAGGAATACGAGATCGGCTTCGATGCGTTCGAAGTCCCGGCTTCAAACCTTCTCGGCGAGACCGAAGGCATGGGTTTCCGCCACCTGATGGCGACCTTTGAAAGCGCCCGCATCCAGACCGCTGCCCGCGCCATTGGCGTTGGCCAGAACGCGCTGGAGCTCGGCCTCAGATACGCCCTCGACCGCCAACAATTCGGCCGCGCGATCTTTGAGTTCCCGCGCGTTTCCAACAAGCTCGTCATGATGGCGGCAGAACTGCTCGGCGTGCGCCAGCTCACCTATTATTCGGCCCGCCAGAAGGACCAGGACAAACGCTGTGACCTCGAAGCTGGCATGGCCAAACTCCTCGGCGCCCGCGTCGCATGGGCCGCGGCTGACAATGCCGTCCAGATCCATGGCGGCAACGGCTTCGCGCTGGAATACCCGGTCTCCCGCGTTCTGCAGGACGCCCGCATCCTCAACATCTTCGAAGGCGCCGGCGAAGTGCAGGCGATGGTCATCGCGCGGCGTCTGGTTGAAGGCGGGAATTAA
- a CDS encoding ribonuclease E inhibitor RraB yields the protein MIEHVYPTDADGEALRLVQEHGSDMSAPMVIDFAIDVPNEAVADFCVKRLKSRELESEKFFDEESARWSVYVPVMMTPVYEEIVDFQNALDEDLKQFGAKSDGWGTFGNNTDNQCDSLKKGTSQ from the coding sequence ATGATTGAACACGTTTATCCGACGGATGCTGACGGCGAAGCCCTAAGGCTGGTCCAGGAGCATGGCTCCGATATGTCAGCGCCGATGGTGATCGACTTTGCCATCGATGTGCCCAACGAGGCCGTCGCCGATTTCTGCGTCAAACGTCTGAAATCGCGCGAACTCGAATCCGAGAAATTCTTCGACGAAGAATCGGCGCGTTGGTCGGTTTATGTGCCGGTGATGATGACGCCGGTCTACGAAGAGATCGTCGATTTCCAGAATGCCCTCGATGAGGACCTCAAGCAGTTTGGCGCGAAGTCGGACGGCTGGGGCACATTCGGCAACAATACAGACAATCAATGCGACAGCCTGAAGAAAGGCACTTCCCAATGA